Proteins from a genomic interval of Streptomyces fodineus:
- a CDS encoding IS5 family transposase (programmed frameshift), which translates to MVERLVPDGLWELFQRVVPEAPSRPQGGGRRRHGDREVLAAIVFVATSGCTWQQLPAASFGPSGPTAHRRFTEWSKARVWAKLHRLVLDELGSRGELDWSRCAIDSVNMRALKGGLTGPNPVDRGKYGSKIHLITERTGLPISIGISGANLHDSQALEPLVRGIPPIRSRRGPRRRRPAKLHGDKGYDYDHLRRWLRQRGIRHRIARKGIESSQRLGRHRWTIERTMAWLAGCRRLHRRYERKAVHFLAFTSIACTLICYRRLTK; encoded by the exons ATCGTTGAGCGGCTGGTGCCGGATGGGCTGTGGGAGTTGTTCCAGCGAGTGGTGCCGGAGGCGCCGAGTCGGCCTCAGGGAGGCGGCCGGCGCCGGCACGGTGACAGGGAGGTGCTGGCTGCGATCGTGTTCGTGGCCACGTCGGGCTGTACGTGGCAGCAGCTGCCGGCCGCCTCGTTCGGACCGTCGGGACCCACGGCTCACCGGCGTTTCACCGAGTGGTCGAAAGCCCGGGTGTGGGCGAAGCTCCATCGCCTGGTCCTCGACGAACTCGGCTCCCGGGGTGAACTGGACTGGTCTCGCTGTGCGATCGACTCGGTGAACATGCGGGCCCTG AAGGGGGGCCTGACAGGTCCGAATCCAGTAGATCGAGGCAAGTACGGTTCGAAGATCCACTTGATCACCGAGCGGACCGGATTGCCCATCTCCATCGGCATCTCCGGCGCCAACCTGCACGACAGCCAGGCCCTCGAACCGCTCGTTCGCGGCATCCCGCCCATCCGCTCCCGTCGCGGTCCGCGCCGACGACGGCCGGCCAAGCTCCACGGCGACAAGGGCTACGACTACGACCACCTGCGCCGATGGTTACGCCAGCGCGGCATCCGGCACCGCATCGCCCGCAAAGGCATCGAGTCCTCCCAGCGCCTGGGACGCCACCGCTGGACCATCGAACGCACCATGGCCTGGCTCGCCGGATGCCGCCGCCTGCACCGCCGCTATGAACGCAAGGCCGTCCACTTCTTGGCCTTCACCAGCATCGCCTGCACCCTGATCTGCTACCGCAGACTCACCAAATGA
- a CDS encoding serine/threonine-protein kinase, whose product MQPLDVDEPATVGPYRLLGRLGSGGMGRVYLGRSAGGRTVAVKIVHPHFALDEQFRARFQREVAAARRVGGAWTAPVLDADPDAAVPWVATAYAAGPSLAAAVSDTGPLPPHTVRALGAGLAEALTAVHELGLVHRDVKPSNVLLTLDGPLLIDFGIARAMDGTASLTSTGVSVGSPGYMAPEQILGKGATAAADVFSLGAVLAYAATGEPPFPGDSSAALLYKVVHEEPELHAMGGELRALAAACLTKDPASRPTPTEISHRLAPEGAARLVTGGWLPGALVEQVSRSAVQLLNLDTGEAVRSGPVPFESPAETESSVRGLGAGRGSGSVGFDRPGEMGSSVRGSGPVPVDTPAKTEPPASASAASATDAGAFGPPPAMNPAEPAPPPPGEPTVVPAQRDAPPPGRISVSMAAAATPVEGARGRRLSCTVVLAVAGALAAGTLGLGVLLRPWSHQDEDKGAGSAPSHSQAPTAASSTATGGTGAPDTSPTPGTIPARYLGTWQGQATALDGNLPIGTFRLTVHRAGVGEELGRLTQTDQLGGVCTDILTLKQVTGTNLVATSTGAKGNHGGCDPAAHQIELTPVGDDLKYTSDSSAEGNPVSRLSKVG is encoded by the coding sequence ATGCAGCCGCTGGACGTGGACGAGCCGGCCACCGTCGGGCCGTACCGGCTGCTCGGCCGGCTCGGCTCCGGTGGCATGGGCCGGGTCTACCTCGGCCGCAGCGCGGGCGGCCGTACGGTCGCCGTGAAGATCGTGCACCCGCACTTCGCGCTGGACGAACAGTTCCGCGCCCGCTTCCAGCGCGAGGTGGCCGCCGCCCGCCGGGTAGGCGGCGCCTGGACCGCCCCCGTCCTGGACGCCGACCCGGACGCCGCCGTCCCCTGGGTCGCCACGGCCTACGCGGCCGGCCCCTCCCTCGCCGCAGCCGTCTCCGACACCGGCCCGCTGCCCCCGCACACCGTACGGGCCCTGGGCGCGGGCCTCGCCGAGGCGCTGACGGCCGTACACGAACTGGGCCTGGTCCACCGGGACGTGAAGCCGTCGAACGTCCTGCTGACACTTGACGGGCCCCTGCTGATCGACTTCGGTATCGCCCGCGCCATGGACGGCACGGCGTCCCTGACGTCGACAGGTGTGTCGGTCGGTTCCCCCGGTTACATGGCCCCCGAACAGATCCTCGGCAAAGGCGCCACCGCCGCCGCGGACGTCTTCTCGCTGGGCGCGGTGCTGGCCTACGCGGCCACCGGCGAGCCGCCGTTCCCCGGGGACTCCTCCGCCGCCCTGCTCTACAAGGTGGTCCACGAGGAGCCCGAACTGCACGCCATGGGCGGAGAGTTGCGGGCGCTGGCGGCGGCCTGCCTGACCAAGGACCCGGCGTCCCGCCCGACCCCCACCGAGATCAGCCACCGCCTCGCCCCCGAGGGCGCCGCCCGCCTGGTCACCGGCGGCTGGCTGCCGGGCGCCCTGGTGGAGCAGGTCAGCCGGAGCGCCGTACAACTGCTGAACCTGGACACGGGGGAGGCGGTGCGTTCGGGGCCGGTGCCCTTCGAGAGTCCGGCGGAGACGGAGTCTTCGGTTCGGGGGTTGGGTGCGGGTCGGGGGTCGGGGTCGGTGGGCTTCGATCGTCCGGGGGAGATGGGGTCTTCGGTTCGGGGGTCGGGTCCGGTGCCCGTCGACACCCCTGCGAAGACAGAGCCCCCGGCCTCGGCATCGGCCGCGTCTGCCACTGACGCCGGTGCCTTCGGGCCTCCGCCCGCGATGAACCCCGCGGAACCGGCGCCCCCACCGCCGGGGGAACCCACCGTCGTGCCCGCGCAGCGTGACGCACCCCCACCCGGCCGGATCTCCGTCAGCATGGCGGCGGCCGCCACACCGGTGGAGGGCGCCCGCGGCCGCCGCCTGAGCTGCACGGTCGTACTGGCGGTCGCCGGAGCGCTGGCCGCCGGCACCCTGGGCCTCGGCGTACTACTGCGCCCCTGGTCCCACCAGGACGAGGACAAGGGCGCAGGCAGCGCCCCCTCCCACTCCCAGGCACCGACGGCGGCGTCCAGCACAGCCACGGGCGGCACCGGCGCCCCGGACACCAGCCCCACGCCCGGCACGATCCCGGCCCGCTACCTCGGCACCTGGCAGGGCCAGGCCACCGCCCTCGACGGCAACCTGCCCATCGGAACCTTCCGCCTCACCGTCCACCGCGCCGGCGTCGGCGAGGAATTGGGCCGCCTGACCCAGACCGACCAGCTCGGCGGGGTGTGCACCGACATCCTCACCCTGAAACAAGTCACCGGCACGAACCTGGTCGCCACCTCCACCGGCGCCAAGGGCAACCACGGAGGCTGCGACCCGGCCGCACACCAGATCGAACTGACACCGGTCGGCGACGACCTGAAGTACACGTCGGACAGCTCGGCGGAGGGGAATCCGGTGTCGCGGTTGTCGAAGGTGGGGTGA
- a CDS encoding menaquinone biosynthetic enzyme MqnA/MqnD family protein: MDNARTRPRVGHIQFLNCLPLYWGLARTGTLLDFELTKDTPEKLSEQIVRGDLDIGPVTLVEFLRNADDLVAFPDIAVGCDGPVMSCVIVSQVPLSRLHGARVALGSTSRTSVRLAQLLLAERYGVQPDYYTCPPDLSLMMQEAEAAVLIGDAALRANLLDGPRYGLEVHDLGSLWKQWTGLPFVFAVWAARRDYAEREPLITRQVHEAFLASRNLSLEEVTKVAEQAARWESFDEATLAQYFTTLDFSFGAAQLEAVAEFARRVGPTTGFPADVKVDLLRH, translated from the coding sequence GTGGACAATGCTCGCACCCGGCCGCGCGTCGGCCACATCCAGTTCCTGAACTGCCTGCCCCTGTACTGGGGGCTGGCGAGAACGGGCACCCTGCTCGACTTCGAGCTCACCAAGGACACCCCGGAGAAGCTCAGCGAGCAGATCGTGCGCGGCGACCTCGACATCGGCCCCGTCACCCTGGTCGAGTTCCTGCGCAACGCCGACGACCTCGTGGCCTTCCCGGACATCGCCGTCGGCTGCGACGGCCCGGTGATGTCCTGCGTGATCGTCTCGCAGGTCCCGCTGAGCCGCCTGCACGGCGCCCGGGTCGCGCTCGGCTCGACCTCCCGCACCTCGGTCCGCCTCGCCCAGCTGCTGCTCGCCGAGCGCTACGGCGTCCAGCCCGACTACTACACCTGCCCGCCCGACCTCAGCCTGATGATGCAGGAGGCCGAGGCGGCGGTCCTGATCGGCGACGCGGCGCTGCGGGCGAACCTGCTGGACGGCCCGCGCTACGGCCTGGAGGTGCACGACCTCGGCTCGCTCTGGAAGCAGTGGACCGGCCTGCCGTTCGTCTTCGCGGTCTGGGCGGCCCGCCGGGACTACGCGGAACGCGAGCCGCTGATCACCCGCCAGGTCCACGAGGCCTTCCTCGCCTCCCGCAACCTCTCCCTGGAGGAAGTCACCAAGGTCGCCGAACAGGCGGCCCGCTGGGAGTCCTTCGACGAGGCGACCCTGGCGCAGTACTTCACCACCCTCGACTTCAGCTTCGGCGCCGCGCAGCTGGAGGCCGTCGCCGAGTTCGCCCGCCGCGTGGGCCCGACGACCGGTTTCCCGGCGGACGTGAAGGTGGACCTGCTGCGGCACTGA
- a CDS encoding cold-shock protein, whose amino-acid sequence MATGTVKWFNAEKGFGFIAQEGGGPDVFVHYSAINAAGFRSLEENQQVSFDVTQGPKGPQAENVTPV is encoded by the coding sequence ATGGCTACCGGAACCGTGAAGTGGTTCAACGCCGAAAAGGGCTTTGGCTTCATCGCCCAGGAGGGCGGCGGCCCCGACGTCTTCGTCCACTACTCCGCGATCAACGCAGCCGGCTTCCGCTCCCTCGAGGAGAACCAGCAGGTGAGCTTTGACGTGACGCAGGGCCCGAAGGGTCCGCAGGCGGAGAACGTCACCCCCGTCTGA
- a CDS encoding helix-turn-helix domain-containing protein has translation MTEPPSRTPARLPLEWIAASLKRERARTGLSLSELAKRAGIAKSTLSQLEAASGNPNVETLWALAVALGVPFSALVEPPVASVQVIRAGEGPEVGSEQANYVATLLSASPPAARRDIYRLRAEPGAARTSEPHIPGTVEHLIVGSGRVKAGPAGEEAELGPGDYMTYRGDVAHSYEALAPGTTFILVMQHT, from the coding sequence ATGACCGAGCCGCCTTCCCGGACCCCCGCCCGGCTCCCCCTGGAGTGGATCGCCGCATCGCTCAAGCGTGAACGCGCCCGCACCGGGCTGTCCCTGTCCGAGCTGGCCAAACGCGCCGGAATCGCGAAGTCCACGCTCTCCCAGCTGGAGGCGGCGAGCGGGAATCCCAACGTGGAGACCCTCTGGGCGCTCGCGGTCGCGCTGGGCGTGCCGTTCAGTGCGCTGGTGGAGCCGCCGGTGGCGAGCGTCCAGGTGATCCGCGCCGGCGAGGGCCCCGAGGTCGGCTCGGAGCAGGCGAACTATGTCGCCACCCTGCTGTCCGCGAGCCCCCCGGCGGCCCGGCGGGACATCTACCGCCTGCGCGCCGAGCCGGGAGCGGCCCGCACGTCGGAACCGCACATTCCCGGCACGGTCGAGCATCTGATCGTCGGCTCGGGCCGGGTGAAGGCGGGCCCCGCGGGCGAGGAAGCCGAACTCGGGCCCGGCGATTACATGACCTATCGGGGGGACGTCGCCCACTCCTACGAGGCGTTGGCGCCGGGCACGACCTTCATCCTCGTCATGCAGCACACCTAG
- a CDS encoding AzlC family ABC transporter permease produces MRSVQRTSDDMSLVRDSSLVWLACGVVGVSFGAVSVAGGLPVWVPVVMSLVVYAGSAQFSAVGVLLAGGGPVAAAATGLLLNTRTAAFSLAVAEIIGTGRAARFLGAHLVTDETVAFALAQSDPVRRRRAFWISGLGLFAVWNFGVAAGALAGSALGDTVRYGLDAAFPAVLVALVLPQVRADGAVRRCAVLGAVIALVATPAVPAGVPVLLALAGLFLHRREPVEVTA; encoded by the coding sequence ATGCGTTCGGTACAGCGAACATCCGATGACATGTCCCTGGTGCGCGACAGCTCGCTCGTCTGGCTCGCCTGCGGCGTCGTCGGCGTCTCCTTCGGTGCCGTCTCCGTCGCGGGCGGACTGCCGGTGTGGGTGCCGGTGGTGATGTCCCTCGTGGTGTACGCCGGATCGGCCCAGTTCAGCGCGGTGGGCGTGCTGCTCGCCGGGGGCGGGCCGGTCGCCGCGGCGGCGACGGGGCTGTTGCTGAACACCCGGACGGCCGCGTTCAGTCTGGCCGTCGCCGAGATCATCGGCACCGGGCGCGCGGCGCGCTTCCTCGGTGCGCATCTGGTCACCGACGAGACGGTCGCGTTCGCCCTGGCCCAGTCCGATCCGGTACGGCGGCGCAGGGCGTTCTGGATCTCCGGGCTCGGCCTGTTCGCCGTCTGGAACTTCGGGGTGGCGGCGGGCGCGCTGGCCGGGAGCGCGCTGGGGGACACCGTGCGTTACGGCCTGGACGCCGCGTTCCCCGCCGTGCTCGTCGCGCTGGTGCTGCCGCAGGTGCGGGCCGACGGGGCGGTACGGCGGTGTGCCGTGCTCGGCGCCGTGATCGCCCTGGTGGCGACGCCCGCCGTGCCTGCCGGGGTGCCGGTGCTGCTCGCTCTGGCGGGGCTGTTTCTGCATCGCCGGGAGCCCGTGGAGGTCACGGCATGA
- a CDS encoding AzlD domain-containing protein: MNATVVMMLVLAVGTYAFRLVGPVLHGRVEIPARVQELTSAGAVVLLVALLATGALTEGGGFAGWARPAGVLVGGLLAWRKAPFVVVVVGAAAATAALRAAGVA, from the coding sequence ATGAATGCCACCGTCGTCATGATGCTGGTGCTGGCCGTGGGCACGTATGCCTTTCGGCTGGTCGGGCCGGTGTTGCACGGGCGCGTGGAGATACCCGCCCGGGTGCAGGAGCTGACCTCGGCCGGGGCAGTCGTCCTGCTGGTCGCCCTGCTGGCCACGGGGGCGCTGACCGAGGGCGGCGGGTTCGCGGGGTGGGCCCGGCCGGCCGGGGTGCTGGTGGGCGGGCTTCTGGCGTGGCGCAAGGCGCCGTTCGTCGTGGTGGTCGTGGGGGCGGCGGCGGCCACGGCGGCGCTGCGGGCGGCTGGGGTGGCCTAG
- a CDS encoding class I SAM-dependent methyltransferase, giving the protein MTDTEDFLTATRAFYDTVAEDYAEHFPGVTLRTPLERAIFSAYAELVGPGGTVADLGCGPGRNTAHLAALGLSVLGLDLSESMLAIARREHPALRFEQGSMLELPLADGTLAGVVSWYSSIHTPLHELPKMFGEFHRVLAPGGHLLLAFQVGEKPRRHERPWGHSVALDFHRRRPDEMAELLTDAGFLLRSSTVREPDETFGESVAQAFLLTQKEG; this is encoded by the coding sequence ATGACCGACACCGAGGACTTCCTCACCGCCACCCGCGCCTTCTACGACACCGTCGCCGAGGACTACGCCGAGCACTTCCCGGGTGTGACACTCCGCACGCCGCTGGAGCGGGCGATCTTCAGCGCGTACGCCGAACTGGTCGGCCCCGGCGGGACCGTGGCCGACCTCGGCTGCGGACCCGGCCGGAACACCGCCCACCTCGCGGCCCTCGGCCTGTCCGTCCTCGGCCTCGACCTGTCCGAGTCCATGCTCGCCATCGCCCGCCGCGAGCATCCCGCTCTGCGGTTCGAGCAGGGGTCGATGCTGGAGCTGCCCCTTGCCGACGGCACGCTGGCCGGTGTCGTCTCCTGGTACTCCAGCATCCACACCCCCTTGCATGAACTCCCCAAGATGTTCGGCGAGTTCCACCGGGTGCTGGCGCCGGGCGGCCACCTCCTTCTCGCCTTCCAGGTAGGCGAGAAGCCACGCCGACACGAGCGTCCCTGGGGTCACTCGGTGGCCCTGGACTTCCACCGGCGCCGCCCGGACGAGATGGCCGAGCTGCTGACCGACGCCGGTTTCCTCCTCCGCTCCAGCACCGTCCGCGAACCGGACGAGACCTTCGGGGAGTCAGTCGCGCAGGCCTTCCTGCTCACCCAGAAGGAAGGCTGA
- a CDS encoding DUF397 domain-containing protein, whose amino-acid sequence MSIENLAWFKSSYSDGEGGECVELAYNWRKSSHSDGEGGDCLEVAAHPATIHIRDSKQPTAPHLTVTPSAWSAFLLGEQEGLRD is encoded by the coding sequence ATGAGCATCGAGAACCTGGCCTGGTTCAAGTCCAGCTACAGCGATGGTGAAGGCGGCGAGTGCGTCGAACTCGCCTACAACTGGCGCAAGTCGAGCCACAGCGACGGCGAAGGCGGCGACTGCCTGGAGGTAGCCGCCCACCCCGCCACCATCCACATCCGCGACTCGAAGCAACCCACCGCCCCCCACCTCACCGTCACCCCCTCCGCCTGGTCAGCCTTCCTTCTGGGTGAGCAGGAAGGCCTGCGCGACTGA
- a CDS encoding helix-turn-helix domain-containing protein — protein sequence MEERRPETPAEANGAMGVFVVLGKQLKLLRERAGLSQREFGDLVGYGPDQISAMERGVRTPRPEFLKKADEILNAEGLFIEVVPQVEEAMSRARTRHPEWYRSYAAMEAEAVELHFYANSAVPGLLQTEGYARAVFGQRRPFLSEETIEKRVTDRLSRQQVFERWPPPIVSYVLEEVLLDRPIGGMAIFADQLRNLLRVGDMRNVAIQVMPTRREVHPNLGSAFNLLVPKGHGQVAYLESQGFPQLIADREEVRKVADRYGIMRAMALSPLESRSLIKQKLEEL from the coding sequence ATGGAGGAGCGGCGGCCGGAGACGCCTGCTGAGGCCAACGGGGCGATGGGGGTCTTCGTCGTACTCGGCAAGCAGCTGAAGTTGCTCAGGGAGCGGGCGGGGCTGAGTCAGCGGGAGTTCGGCGACCTGGTGGGGTACGGCCCCGACCAGATCTCGGCCATGGAGAGGGGGGTACGGACACCGAGGCCGGAGTTCCTGAAGAAGGCGGACGAAATCCTCAACGCGGAGGGGCTGTTCATCGAGGTCGTCCCGCAGGTCGAGGAGGCGATGAGCAGGGCGCGGACTCGGCATCCGGAGTGGTATCGGAGTTATGCGGCGATGGAGGCGGAGGCTGTTGAGCTGCACTTCTACGCCAACAGCGCGGTTCCCGGACTCTTGCAGACCGAGGGCTACGCCCGGGCGGTATTCGGGCAACGGCGACCGTTCCTCAGCGAGGAGACCATCGAGAAGCGGGTCACCGACAGGCTCTCCCGACAGCAGGTATTCGAGCGGTGGCCACCACCCATCGTGAGCTACGTACTCGAAGAGGTCCTGCTGGACCGGCCGATCGGCGGGATGGCCATCTTTGCGGACCAACTGCGCAACTTGCTGCGGGTGGGCGATATGCGGAACGTCGCAATCCAGGTGATGCCAACCCGTCGCGAGGTACACCCGAATCTGGGAAGTGCCTTTAACCTCCTGGTGCCCAAGGGGCATGGCCAGGTGGCATACCTGGAGTCACAGGGCTTCCCCCAGCTCATCGCAGATCGGGAGGAGGTCCGCAAGGTCGCCGACCGCTATGGGATTATGCGCGCAATGGCACTCAGTCCCCTGGAGTCCCGGTCTCTGATCAAACAGAAGCTGGAGGAGCTATGA
- a CDS encoding ATP-binding protein, with product MNLEISTPTTEATELVQRLSATPLGARLARRLTSHQLTTWGYPHDSDQNCTAQLLVAELAANAVTHGRVPGRDFELRLRLLPEKGTVRIEVSDARADRKLRFLDGGPADEHGRGLVVVLVLSTRWGVAERTVGKTVWAELSLSPRQRSRQRPRPGTPRPCPRTPAPEG from the coding sequence GTGAATCTGGAAATCTCCACCCCCACAACCGAGGCCACCGAACTCGTCCAACGCCTCAGCGCCACCCCCCTCGGCGCCCGTCTCGCCCGTCGTCTCACCTCCCACCAGCTCACCACCTGGGGATACCCCCACGACAGTGACCAGAACTGCACCGCGCAACTCCTCGTCGCCGAGCTGGCCGCGAACGCCGTCACGCACGGGCGCGTACCCGGGCGGGACTTCGAGCTGCGGCTGCGGCTCCTGCCGGAGAAGGGCACCGTGCGTATCGAGGTGAGTGACGCCCGCGCGGACCGGAAGCTGCGGTTCCTGGACGGCGGGCCGGCGGACGAGCACGGGCGCGGGCTCGTCGTCGTACTGGTGCTGTCGACGCGCTGGGGCGTGGCCGAGCGCACCGTCGGCAAGACGGTGTGGGCCGAACTCTCGCTCAGCCCGCGGCAGCGCTCGCGGCAGCGCCCGCGGCCCGGAACTCCGCGACCGTGTCCGCGAACGCCCGCGCCGGAGGGCTGA
- a CDS encoding LysR family transcriptional regulator — MTLEDLRVFVAVCRAGSLSSVARDLGCTQSAVSQHVKRLERETGAALLERLPRGVVPTQAGRILEAAAAEGISGLDLAIRQLRDLIDGHSGYVRVATGATTVRHFMSDAVVTFRRRHPKVNLEFRTVSSGRGTFDALADGALDLAWITVGSPVRGIEQRTVAELPWVLAVPADDPLAGRPELDPAELRDVRLIRLPPNSTSAAHLDAACHEWGVRFTYDTSVADWDTALQLAELGVGRAVVPAVPGLPVPGVGDLRLVPLPGLRPLPVGWAVRRWDALSPPARAFADTVAEFRAAGAAASAAAG, encoded by the coding sequence GTGACCCTGGAAGACCTTCGCGTGTTCGTGGCCGTGTGCCGGGCGGGCAGTCTCAGCTCCGTCGCCCGGGACCTCGGCTGCACCCAGTCCGCCGTCAGCCAGCACGTCAAACGGCTGGAGCGGGAGACAGGGGCCGCGCTGCTGGAACGGCTGCCGCGCGGCGTCGTCCCCACGCAGGCGGGCCGGATCCTGGAAGCGGCGGCGGCCGAGGGCATATCCGGCCTCGACCTCGCGATACGGCAGCTGCGCGACCTCATCGACGGCCACAGCGGGTACGTCCGCGTCGCCACCGGTGCCACCACCGTCCGGCACTTCATGTCCGACGCGGTGGTCACCTTCCGCCGCCGCCACCCGAAGGTCAACCTGGAGTTCCGCACCGTCAGTTCGGGACGCGGCACCTTCGACGCGCTGGCCGACGGCGCCCTCGACCTGGCCTGGATCACGGTCGGCTCCCCGGTGCGCGGCATCGAGCAGCGGACCGTCGCGGAACTGCCCTGGGTGCTCGCCGTCCCCGCCGACGACCCGCTCGCCGGACGTCCGGAGCTCGACCCCGCCGAACTGCGGGACGTCCGGCTCATCCGGCTGCCCCCGAACTCCACGTCCGCTGCCCACCTCGACGCGGCGTGTCATGAGTGGGGCGTCCGCTTCACCTACGACACGAGCGTCGCCGACTGGGACACGGCACTGCAGCTGGCCGAGCTGGGGGTGGGCCGGGCGGTCGTACCAGCCGTACCGGGGCTCCCGGTGCCGGGGGTGGGCGACCTGCGGCTCGTCCCGCTACCGGGGCTGCGCCCCCTGCCCGTCGGCTGGGCCGTCCGCCGCTGGGACGCCCTCAGCCCTCCGGCGCGGGCGTTCGCGGACACGGTCGCGGAGTTCCGGGCCGCGGGCGCTGCCGCGAGCGCTGCCGCGGGCTGA
- a CDS encoding AMP-dependent synthetase/ligase, protein MSTPFPNAPASSDAPVSAIDYDGRPVLVEPWVQRLDGVVREVSVPPFAPPVKHGSLADLPFDNAAAAPAQTVLSRRLPDGDWTDVTAAHFAEQVLAVAKGLIAEGLVPGDRVAVMARTTYEWTLLDFAAWAAGLVTVPVYPTSSVFQTRWILHDSGAVALITETVAQASAIGPELQHLPDLRHLWVMDEDHVSRLAEAGALVPDGEVAVRRGMLGPDTLATLIYTSGTTGRPKGCALSHGNFLAEVDNATELLYPVFKAQDEEPSVLLFLPMSHVFGRMVAIACVRARVRLGHAPSLAADDLLPDLAAFKPTCLLTIPYMLEKVYNSARANAESGGRAAAFDRAAAVARRYGEALEARQTGTGSGPSRSLKTARTFYDPLVYRKIRAAMGGRVRHAICGGSPLGRRLAAFYAGAGIEIFEGYGLTETTGATTVTPPLKPRLGTVGWPLPGTRVRIAADGEILVAGDHVLRGYWDPQAGGVVPATRDGWLATGDIGELDDEGYLTITGRKKELLITAGGKSVAPAPLENWLRQHPLISQVMLVGDARPYVAALITLDPDGVSHWRQMIGKHPVPPELLVGDPELEAVLQRAIDEANKLVSRPESIRKFAVLPTDFTEEAGHLTPSMKLRRDQIATDFATELEALYAGR, encoded by the coding sequence GTGTCCACCCCCTTCCCGAACGCCCCCGCCTCCTCCGACGCCCCGGTCTCCGCCATCGACTACGACGGCCGCCCGGTCCTCGTGGAGCCCTGGGTCCAGCGGCTGGACGGTGTCGTACGGGAGGTGTCCGTACCCCCGTTCGCGCCCCCGGTGAAGCACGGCTCCCTCGCCGACCTGCCGTTCGACAACGCCGCGGCCGCCCCGGCCCAGACCGTGCTCAGCCGCAGGCTCCCCGACGGCGACTGGACGGACGTGACCGCCGCGCACTTCGCCGAGCAGGTCCTCGCCGTGGCCAAGGGACTGATCGCCGAGGGTCTGGTACCGGGCGACCGCGTCGCCGTCATGGCCCGTACGACGTACGAGTGGACGCTGCTCGACTTCGCCGCCTGGGCCGCCGGCCTGGTCACCGTGCCGGTCTACCCGACCTCCTCGGTCTTCCAGACCCGCTGGATCCTGCACGACTCCGGCGCGGTCGCCCTGATCACCGAGACCGTCGCCCAGGCCTCCGCCATCGGCCCGGAACTCCAGCATCTGCCCGACCTGCGCCACCTGTGGGTGATGGACGAGGACCACGTGAGCAGGCTCGCCGAGGCGGGCGCGCTGGTGCCGGACGGCGAAGTCGCCGTACGACGCGGCATGCTGGGCCCCGACACCCTCGCCACCCTCATCTACACCTCCGGCACCACCGGCCGCCCCAAGGGCTGCGCCCTCTCGCACGGCAACTTCCTCGCCGAGGTCGACAACGCCACCGAACTGCTCTATCCGGTCTTCAAGGCCCAGGACGAGGAGCCCTCGGTCCTGCTCTTCCTGCCGATGTCCCACGTCTTCGGGCGGATGGTGGCCATCGCCTGCGTCCGCGCCCGGGTCCGCCTCGGCCACGCACCCAGCCTGGCCGCGGACGACCTCCTCCCGGACCTCGCCGCCTTCAAACCGACCTGTCTGCTGACCATCCCCTACATGCTGGAGAAGGTCTACAACTCGGCCCGCGCGAACGCCGAATCGGGCGGCCGGGCCGCGGCCTTCGACCGGGCGGCGGCCGTGGCCCGGCGCTACGGCGAGGCGCTGGAGGCCCGCCAGACCGGCACCGGCAGCGGCCCGAGCCGCTCCCTGAAGACGGCCCGCACCTTCTACGACCCCCTCGTCTACCGCAAGATCCGTGCCGCCATGGGCGGTCGCGTCCGCCACGCCATCTGCGGCGGCTCCCCGCTCGGCCGGCGCCTCGCCGCGTTCTACGCGGGCGCGGGCATCGAGATCTTCGAGGGCTACGGCCTGACCGAGACCACCGGCGCCACGACCGTCACCCCACCCCTCAAACCCCGCCTGGGCACGGTCGGCTGGCCGCTGCCCGGCACCCGCGTCCGCATCGCCGCCGACGGCGAGATCCTGGTCGCCGGCGATCACGTCCTGCGCGGCTACTGGGACCCGCAGGCCGGCGGAGTCGTCCCCGCGACCCGGGACGGCTGGCTGGCCACCGGCGACATCGGCGAGCTGGACGACGAGGGCTACCTCACCATCACCGGCCGCAAGAAGGAGCTGCTGATCACGGCGGGCGGCAAGTCGGTGGCCCCGGCCCCGCTGGAGAACTGGCTGCGCCAGCACCCGCTGATCTCCCAGGTCATGCTGGTCGGCGACGCCCGCCCGTACGTCGCCGCCCTCATCACCCTCGACCCCGACGGCGTCAGCCACTGGCGGCAGATGATCGGCAAGCACCCGGTGCCGCCGGAACTCCTGGTGGGCGACCCTGAGTTGGAGGCCGTCCTGCAACGCGCGATCGACGAGGCCAACAAGCTGGTGTCCCGCCCCGAGTCCATCCGGAAGTTCGCCGTACTGCCGACGGACTTCACCGAGGAGGCGGGCCATCTGACCCCCTCGATGAAACTCCGCCGCGACCAGATCGCGACCGACTTCGCGACCGAGCTGGAGGCCCTGTACGCAGGACGCTGA